One Mercurialis annua linkage group LG3, ddMerAnnu1.2, whole genome shotgun sequence DNA window includes the following coding sequences:
- the LOC126675260 gene encoding protein BOLA4, chloroplastic/mitochondrial, which produces MAKTLIWRPYILPSTRTFLFNQKQRLVSCNSILSNKSESNSFLRSNSYCSKTNRQIKSFNNNDNLLPKLGFGNNCRRFNVRATNVNDAGSIDSPLMQSMEKKIKESLNADSVVVKDAYGDGRHVSIDVISSAFEGQSAVNRQRMVYKAIWEELQNTVHAVDQMTTKTPAEVEARK; this is translated from the exons ATGGCGAAAACGCTAATATGGAGGCCGTACATTCTGCCGTCGACACGCACATTTCTCTTCAATCAGAAACAACGGTTGGTTTCATGCAACTCAATTCTCTCAAACAAATCGGAATCTAATTCCTTTCTTAGGTCAAACAGTTACTGCTCTAAAACAAACCGTCAAATCAAAAGCTTTAACAACAATGATAATTTGTTACCAAAATTAGGGTTTGGTAATAATTGTCGTAGGTTTAATGTTAGAGCTACTAATGTTAATGATGCTGGCTCAATTGACTCTCCTCTTATGCAGTCCATGGAGAAAAAG ATTAAGGAGAGTTTGAATGCAGATTCAGTTGTTGTTAAAGATGCTTATGGAGATGGTCGCCACGTTAG TATCGATGTCATCTCTTCAGCTTTTGAAGGACAATCAGCTGTGAATAGGCAGAGGATGGTGTACAAAGCCATATGGGAGGAGCTTCAGAACACTGTGCATGCAGTTGATCAGATGACGACCAAGACACCAGCCGAAGTTGAAGCTCGGAAGTGA
- the LOC126674569 gene encoding uncharacterized protein LOC126674569 isoform X1 codes for MAIKLFDAHCHLQDPRILNKTPQLISACLNTGILHFAVNGVSEGDWNLVKEMGEQYPSVIPCFGLHPWFIADRTPNWFNTLQELFQSTPTAAVGEIGLDKGSHGKKIDFLDQVEVFRQQLELAKQLNKPASVHCVRAFGDLLEIMKSTGPFPAGVILHSYLGSAEMVPEFSKLGAYFSFSGFLMSMKVSKAKRMLKAVSSDRILLETDAPDALPNSDIDSLFSVEGDKMENSASKTDSPSKDQSHDSEEASSVRPRETLNHPANIHHVLTYVASLLDTTKEELAELSYRNAVRIFSYEGSKALEG; via the exons ATGGCAATCAAACTGTTCGATGCGCACTGTCATCTTCAAGACCCAAGAATTTTGAACAAAACCCCACAACTCATCTCAGCTTGTCTTAACACCGGCATCCTTCATTTTGCAGTTAATGGAGTCTCCGAG gGTGATTGGAATTTAGTTAAAGAAATGGGTGAACAGTATCCTTCTGTCATTCCATGCTTTGGTCTGCATCCTTG gttTATTGCTGATAGAACACCTAACTGGTTTAATACACTTCAAGAATTATTCCAATCCACTCCCACTGCTGCTGTTGGAGag ATTGGATTGGACAAAGGTTCTCATGGGAAGAAGATTGATTTCTTAGATCAG GTTGAAGTGTTTCGGCAACAGCTTGAACTTGCAAAACAGTTGAACAAACCGGCCTCTGTTCATTGTGTTCGTGCATTTGGTGATCTCCTTGAGATCATGAA AAGCACGGGTCCTTTCCCTGCTGGCGTTATTCTTCATTCTTACCTAGGTTCTGCTGAGATGGTTCCGGAATTTTCCAAGCTTGGTGCCTACTTCTCTTTCTCAGGCTTCCTCATGTCCATGAAAGTCTCGAAAGCTAAACGCATGCTGAAAGCG GTATCTTCTGACAGGATTTTGTTGGAGACAGATGCCCCTGATGCCCTGCCAAACTCAGATATTGACTCCCTATTTTCTGTGGAAGGAGATAAAATGGAAAATTCTGCCTCAAAAACTGATAGTCCTTCTAAAGATCAATCCCACGATTCCGAAGAGGCATCGTCAGTACGGCCAAGAGAAACACTCAATCATCCAGCAAATATCCATCAC GTACTTACTTATGTTGCGTCTTTGTTAGACACGACAAAGGAAGAACTTGCAGAATTGAGTTACAGAAATGCGGTTCGTATATTTTCTTACGAAGGTTCAAAGGCGTTAGAAGGATAA
- the LOC126674569 gene encoding uncharacterized protein LOC126674569 isoform X2: MAIKLFDAHCHLQDPRILNKTPQLISACLNTGILHFAVNGVSEIGLDKGSHGKKIDFLDQVEVFRQQLELAKQLNKPASVHCVRAFGDLLEIMKSTGPFPAGVILHSYLGSAEMVPEFSKLGAYFSFSGFLMSMKVSKAKRMLKAVSSDRILLETDAPDALPNSDIDSLFSVEGDKMENSASKTDSPSKDQSHDSEEASSVRPRETLNHPANIHHVLTYVASLLDTTKEELAELSYRNAVRIFSYEGSKALEG; this comes from the exons ATGGCAATCAAACTGTTCGATGCGCACTGTCATCTTCAAGACCCAAGAATTTTGAACAAAACCCCACAACTCATCTCAGCTTGTCTTAACACCGGCATCCTTCATTTTGCAGTTAATGGAGTCTCCGAG ATTGGATTGGACAAAGGTTCTCATGGGAAGAAGATTGATTTCTTAGATCAG GTTGAAGTGTTTCGGCAACAGCTTGAACTTGCAAAACAGTTGAACAAACCGGCCTCTGTTCATTGTGTTCGTGCATTTGGTGATCTCCTTGAGATCATGAA AAGCACGGGTCCTTTCCCTGCTGGCGTTATTCTTCATTCTTACCTAGGTTCTGCTGAGATGGTTCCGGAATTTTCCAAGCTTGGTGCCTACTTCTCTTTCTCAGGCTTCCTCATGTCCATGAAAGTCTCGAAAGCTAAACGCATGCTGAAAGCG GTATCTTCTGACAGGATTTTGTTGGAGACAGATGCCCCTGATGCCCTGCCAAACTCAGATATTGACTCCCTATTTTCTGTGGAAGGAGATAAAATGGAAAATTCTGCCTCAAAAACTGATAGTCCTTCTAAAGATCAATCCCACGATTCCGAAGAGGCATCGTCAGTACGGCCAAGAGAAACACTCAATCATCCAGCAAATATCCATCAC GTACTTACTTATGTTGCGTCTTTGTTAGACACGACAAAGGAAGAACTTGCAGAATTGAGTTACAGAAATGCGGTTCGTATATTTTCTTACGAAGGTTCAAAGGCGTTAGAAGGATAA
- the LOC126673172 gene encoding uncharacterized protein LOC126673172, giving the protein MEASFMLKQLPSCNTSTLSCLSRQLLLISSSHHKSHFLFLKHPFSSTFQLHHQHQPFILKNSTSHGTSDKPRTTSPTKKRKTNIKKNIGISRKPRKSVPVGNDGGGEVVVNEESENKVKMKVNVNSLHQNGDPLGKKDLGKSVVKWISQGMRAMASEFVAAETRGEFLELRQRMGLEAGLTFVIQAQPYINGVPIPLGFEALCLKACTHYPTLFDNFQRELRDVLQELQGKGSVQDWQKTESWKLLKELANSVQHRAVARKVSQPKPLQGVLGMKLEKAKAIQGRIDEFTQRMSELLRIERDAELEYTQEELNAVPTPDENSDSSKPIEFLVSHGQAQQELCDTICNLNAVSTFTGLGGMHLVLFRVEGNHRLPPTTLSPGDMVCVRVCDSRGAGATSCMQGFVNNLGEDGCSISVALESRHGDPTFSKLFGNSIRIDRIYGLADTLTYERNCEALMLLQKHGMQKKNPSIAVVATLFGDKEDIAWLEETDLADWKEADMDESLGSEKFDDSQRKTIALGLNKKRPLLVIQGPPGTGKSDLLKELIVRAVHQGERVLVTAPTNAAVDNMVDKLSSIGLDIVRVGNPARISSAVASKSLSEIVKSKLATFCMEFERKKSDLKKDLRQCLDDDSLAAGIRQLLKQLGKTMKKKEKDTVKEVLSSAQVVLATNTGAADPLVRKLDSFDLVIIDEAGQAIEPSCWIPVLQGKRCIIAGDQYQLAPVILSRNAMEGGLGVSLLERAANLHEGVLATQLTIQYRMNNAIASWASKEMYGGLLKSSSKVASHLLVDSPFVKPTWITLCPLLLLDTRMPYGSLSLDCEEHLDPAGTGSLYNEGEAEIVVQHVISLIYAGVRPAAITVQSPYVAQVQLLRDRLDEIPEADGVEVATIDSFQGREADAVIISMVRSNNLGAVGFLGDSRRMNVAVTRARKHVAVVCDSSTICHNTFLARLLRHIRYFGKVKHAEPGSFGGSGLGMDPMLPSSIS; this is encoded by the exons ATGGAAGCAAGCTTCATGTTAAAGCAGTTACCAAGCTGCAATACTTCAACTTTGTCTTGTCTCTCTCGTCAGCTACTCTTAATCTCCAGTTCCCACCACAAATCTCACTTCTTGTTCCTCAAACACCCATTTTCATCCACCTTTCAACTCCACCACCAACACCAACCTTTCATTTTGAAGAACAGCACCAGCCATGGCACCAGTGACAAGCCAAGAACAACATCACCCaccaagaaaagaaaaaccaaCATCAAAAAAAACATTGGAATCTCCAGAAAACCCAGAAAATCTGTTCCTGTTGGTAATGATGGTGGTGGGGAGGTCGTAGTTAATGAAGAGAGTGAAAACAAGGTCAAAATGAAGGTAAATGTGAATTCTTTGCATCAAAATGGGGACCCTTTAGGGAAAAAGGATCTGGGCAAGAGTGTTGTGAAGTGGATAAGCCAGGGAATGAGAGCAATGGCTAGTGAGTTTGTTGCTGCTGAGACTAGAGGGGAGTTTTTGGAGCTGAGACAAAGGATGGGTTTGGAGGCTGGATTGACTTTTGTTATACAGGCTCAGCCTTATATTAATGGTGTTCCTATTCCTTTAGGGTTTGAAGCTCTTTGCTTAAAGGCTTGTACTCATTATCCTACGCTTTTCGATAATTTTCAAAGAGAGCTGCGTGATGTTCTTCAGGAATTGCAGGGTAAAGGGTCTGTTCAGGATTGGCAAAAGACTGAATCTTGGAAGTTGCTCAAGGAGCTTGCTAATTCAG TTCAGCATAGAGCAGTTGCGCGAAAAGTGTCACAACCAAAGCCTTTGCAAGGTGTTTTAGGCATGAAGTTGGAGAAGGCTAAGGCCATACAGGGAAGAATTGATGAGTTTACTCAAAGAATGTCGGAATTGCTCCGTATAGAGAGGGATGCAGAATTGGAGTACACTCAGGAGGAGTTGAATGCTGTTCCTACACCTGATGAGAATTCTGATTCATCTAAGCCGATTGAGTTCTTGGTTAGCCATGGACAGGCTCAGCAAGAGCTTTGTGACACCATCTGCAACTTGAATGCAGTTAGCACGTTTACAG GATTAGGAGGAATGCACCTGGTATTGTTTAGGGTTGAAGGAAATCACCGACTGCCACCTACAACCCTTTCACCTGGTGACATGGTTTGTGTGAGAGTTTGTGACAGTAGGGGTGCAGGTGCAACTTCTTGCATGCAGGGTTTTGTCAATAACCTTGGGGAGGATGGCTGTAGTATCAGTGTGGCTCTAGAATCTCGTCATGGTGATCCCACCTTCTCGAAGCTCTTTGGCAATAGTATTCGTATTGATCGTATCTATGGATTGGCAGATACTCTCACTTATGAg CGTAACTGCGAAGCCCTCATGCTGCTTCAGAAGCATGGCATGCAAAAGAAAAATCCCTCAATTGCTGTTGTGGCTACACTATTTGGTGACAAGGAGGATATTGCTTGGTTGGAAGAAACAGATTTGGCAGACTGGAAAGAAGCTGATATGGATGAATCTCTTGGGAGTGAAAAGTTTGATGATTCACAACGAAAAACAATTGCCTTGGGATTGAATAAGAAACGGCCCCTATTGGTAATCCAAGGGCCTCCAGGTACTGGGAAGTCAGATTTGCTTAAAGAACTTATAGTACGCGCTGTTCACCAAGGTGAAAGGGTGCTTGTGACAGCACCTACAAATGCAGCTGTTGACAATATGGTTGATAAACTTTCAAGTATTGGCTTAGACATTGTTCGGGTTGGTAATCCAGCACGTATTTCTTCTGCTGTAGCATCAAAATCTTTGAGTGAAATAGTGAAATCTAAGCTTGCAACTTTCTGCATGGAGTTTGAAAGGAAAAAGTCCGATCTTAAAAAAGACCTGAGACAATGCTTAGATGATGATTCTTTAGCTGCTGGCATCCGACAGCTTCTGAAACAGCTCGGAAAGACCATGAAAAAGAAGGAAAAGGATACCGTAAAGGAGGTGTTATCAAGTGCACAGGTAGTTCTTGCAACTAACACCGGAGCAGCCGATCCTCTGGTTAGGAAGCTGGATTCTTTCGACCTCGTTATCATAGATGAAGCAGGGCAGGCAATAGAACCTTCTTGTTGGATACCGGTATTGCAGGGTAAACGCTGTATTATTGCTGGGGACCAATATCAGCTCGCTCCGGTGATTCTATCTAGAAACGCCATGGAAGGTGGCCTTGGTGTATCTCTACTGGAAAGAGCTGCAAATTTGCATGAGGGGGTCCTTGCAACTCAGTTAACTATACAGTATCGTATGAATAATGCAATAGCCAGTTGGGCCTCCAAGGAAATGTATGGTGGATTATTAAAGTCCTCTTCAAAAGTTGCTTCACATCTTCTTGTAGATTCTCCATTTGTTAAG CCTACATGGATAACTCTATGCCCCCTGCTGTTACTGGATACAAGAATGCCATATGGAAGTCTGTCCTTAGATTGCGAAGAGCATTTAGACCCAGCTGGAACAGGTTCACTTTACAATGAAGGGGAAGCCGAAATTGTTGTGCAACATGTGATTTCCTTGATTTATGCAG GTGTTAGACCAGCAGCCATTACAGTTCAGTCACCTTATGTTGCTCAGGTGCAACTCTTAAGAGACAGGCTGGATGAAATTCCTGAGGCAGATGGTGTCGAAGTTGCCACTATCGATAGCTTCCAAGGTCGTGAGGCGGATGCAGTAATCATATCAATG GTTCGCTCGAACAATCTGGGAGCAGTCGGATTCTTGGGTGACAGCAGGCGAATGAATGTGGCCGTAACAAGAGCAAGAAAACATGTAGCCGTTGTCTGTGACAGCTCAACAATATGCCATAACACCTTCCTGGCTAGACTATTGCGCCACATTCGTTATTTCGGCAAGGTGAAGCATGCAGAGCCTGGTAGTTTCGGGGGATCTGGACTCGGCATGGATCCAATGTTGCCATCATCAATCAGTTAA
- the LOC126674568 gene encoding BTB/POZ domain-containing protein At5g17580: MDKTDASSRLLKPNFSSENKLQPYGFSLSIDRSKLAARSAKISALLEENPRVELSCFLKNIPVDSENIELVLKFCNGLEPRFSSENVIQLICLAKFLEMSENHSTNNLLKRVLDFLEQRVLPSWDETIKALRLSGNFLPEAARLGLLEPCLDSLAEKAQMNPHLLGDPFKISSNGDDTDGIEEEEEVEEEYYRPNARRRLFRVEWESEDLTKLPLQLYQPIIFTMNQNHIPPRYVAASLCRYAELWVFSCSEEGDNMLVYDRHSQRDVIETVESLLPNEKGLVPCTLLFKLLKFATSLDCSHECRNGFEYRIGQQLEQATVNDLLMKNPCQGVGNADGMEYDVESLRRILKHFYGNYSSGSGIIAVAVLIEEFLMEIASDRDLKIDTFRELGDISMAVSVGIQKNCDGIYRAIDIYLDKNRNLTETEKEEICRTLDCQKMSPEACEHAVTNERLPLRFVVQVLFICQSQIRNTFANQVRVFDETLRKVDEEEEQDVKGADSDAEELRNEMNKMSIKVMELEQECCVMKKEIVQNGSKNHQNTGKFSMWKQMKRKLGCMSSVHDSNSQVKRKKLKKIHPKY; encoded by the exons ATGGACAAAACTGATGCATCATCAAG GTTGTTGAAGCCTAATTTCTCATCAGAGAATAAGCTTCAACCATATGGTTTTTCCTTGAGCATTGATAGA AGCAAACTTGCTGCAAGATCAGCAAAAATATCCGCCTTGCTCGAAGAAAATCCGCGAGTAGAACTCTCTTGTTTTCTAAAGAATATTCCTGTTGATTCAGAAAACATTGAGCTTGTTTTGAAATTCTGCAATGGATTGGAACCGCGTTTCTCGTCGGAAAATGTTATCCAACTCATTTGCCTTGCTAAGTTCTTAGAGATGTCAGAAAATCATTCCACTAATAATCTGCTAAAGAGAGTCCTTGACTTTCTTGAACAAAGAGTGCTTCCTAGTTGGGATGAAACTATCAAAGCTTTGCGTTTGTCGGGAAATTTTCTTCCTGAAGCGGCGCGTTTGGGTTTGCTCGAGCCTTGTCTAGATTCACTTGCTGAAAAAGCACAGATGAATCCTCATCTACTTGGCGATCCATTCAAGATTTCATCGAATGGTGACGATACTGATGGCAttgaggaggaggaggaggtggaGGAGGAGTACTATAGACCGAATGCCAGACGAAGGCTGTTTCGTGTAGAATGGGAATCGGAGGATTTGACAAAACTTCCTCTTCAGCTATATCAGCCAATCATTTTCACAATGAATCAGAACCACATTCCTCCAAGGTATGTAGCTGCGTCGCTCTGCAGATATGCAGAGTTATGGGTTTTCTCGTGCAGCGAAGAAGGCGATAATATGTTAGTATACGATCGACACTCTCAAAGGGATGTTATAGAAACTGTGGAAAGCCTTCTGCCGAATGAGAAAGGACTAGTTCCATGCACATTGTTGTTCAAACTGCTCAAATTCGCTACGTCATTGGATTGTAGTCACGAATGTCGTAATGGTTTCGAGTATAGAATCGGGCAACAGCTAGAACAGGCAACTGTCAATGATCTCTTAATGAAGAACCCTTGTCAAGGTGTTGGCAATGCGGATGGAATGGAATATGATGTCGAGAGCCTGAGGAGGATTTTGAAGCATTTTTACGGAAACTATAGTAGCGGTTCTGGCATAATCGCGGTGGCAGTACTTATTGAGGAGTTCCTTATGGAGATTGCTAGTGACAGAGATTTAAAGATCGATACTTTCCGTGAGCTTGGTGATATATCAATGGCAGTATCAGTAGGAATACAGAAAAACTGCGACGGAATTTACAGGGCTATCGACATTTACTTGGATAAAAACCGTAATCTAACAGAAACCGAAAAAGAGGAGATTTGCAGGACATTGGATTGCCAAAAAATGTCGCCTGAAGCTTGCGAACACGCTGTGACTAATGAAAGACTGCCGTTGAGATTCGTAGTGCAAGTGCTGTTTATATGCCAATCGCAGATACGAAACACATTTGCAAATCAGGTTCGGGTTTTTgacgaaacgttacgaaaagttGACGAGGAAGAGGAGCAAGATGTGAAAGGAGCAGATTCTGATGCAGAAGAATTGAGAAATGAGATGAACAAAATGAGCATTAAAGTGATGGAATTAGAACAAGAATGCTGTGTGATGAAAAAAGAAATAGTTCAGAATGGTAGCAAGAATCATCAGAATACAGGAAAATTTAGTATGTGGAAGCAAATGAAGAGAAAATTAGGGTGCATGAGCAGTGTTCATGACTCTAATTCACAAGTCAAGAGGAAGAAGCTGAAGAAGATTCATCCAAAATACTAA